The genomic interval AAAGGCTGAATGCCCTTTTTATTTACAATCGCGGGCACTTCCACTGCCACATCGTCGGGAATACCCGGCAAAACGCCGCAATTGGGCACATTCACCTGAAACTGACCTTCCACATTGTTCACCAGCCCATTCATAATCGGAATATGCTGCTCGTGCGTCATCTGATCGCCAAACAAATCAATCGGCCGAATTTTCTCATCATAAGCCGCCGCCTTCATCTGCTCGTATTTTTCTGCCTTGCCCGCCAGCACCGCATCGCGCCCAGCCGGCGTGTCTTTACCGCCATTGGGATCGTACCAGTATTGCCGCGCATCCAGATCCGTGTGATACCACCAGCCGCCCCGCCGGGGTGTATCGCCAATAGGCATCAAACCATACATCCTGTATTGATGAATCGATGCACGCGACATCTGCGTGGGAATCGCCTTGCCCTCTCGGGCCAACCGCTCCCAATACGCCTCGCTCTCCTCAGCAATCCATCGATCCAACTTCGGATACATATCCTCATTCTCAAAGATAAAATCCGTCATCCAGATATTGTGATTCAACCCCGGTGCCTGCCACGTCACCTCATCCGGGTCCAATCCCAATGTGCGCGCCACACCCGCGTACCCATAATGCCCGTGACACAATCCGCACACCTTAATCCCCGTCTCCCGCGTCATCAATGTCGTCCCGTCAAATACCGGATTACCCGCCAGTAAAATCCACGCATCGGGACACAGCTTTTCCATATCTCTCGCCACATCCAGCATCAGTTGCAAATTGTAATACTCGGGCATCCCGGTTTTATCGTAAAAATACCCGAGCTTCGCCGTCATCTTGCGCCGCCGCTGCATAAAATACTCATTGTGCGTCACCGTCGCCGTATTTATCACAAAATCGGCATCCTTCAACGCGGCCTCTCTATCAGTCGTCTTCTCAAACGTCATATCCGCGCTCAAATCTTCGGCATACCGCCGCCCGAGTTCGTAAATCACATCGAGCACATCCTCATTGATATCCATAAAACAAACGTGGCTGCCATTCAACTCCTTTGTCAGACATAAATCCTTCACCAGCCCGAGCGAAAACACCACGCTACCCGCACCAAAAATCGTCACCTTATTTGCCATTACGCACTCCCTATAAAAACATGAAAGACAACACTCTCGCACAATTTACAACAACCCATCCCGTCTCGCCAGTGCTTTCCCCGTATATACTCAACGATTCAGACGCCTTTTCCATTCATCGCCATCAAATTGCGGATGATACACCTCACTGAAAAACCGACGGTGTTCTGGCGAAAGTGAATTGAGCATCTCTTCTGTAAAACCGGGTTTGTGATGTCGCACATTGATGTGATTATAAGCGTAAAACAGAGCCATCCGCGGCACATCCTGCGTCCATACACAAGACGTATGGCGCACAGCCTCGGAAAAAACCAGCAGAGACCCCGGCGGACAGCCATACGTATCCCACACCCCCGAATCGGGATCGTCGAACAAAGGCAGCTTTTTCCGGTAATTGGACTTGTGGCTCCCCGGAATAAACGCCGTCCCCCCTTTGCCCTTCTCCACGCCATTTAATTCCCAAACCACCCTCGTCATCCCGGAATAAATCCGCCCATCGTGGTACTGATAGCTATAATTGGGATTCACGGACTTACCCCCGGCATGCGGCGTCCATCCCCTGTGATTATCTCCCTTAAAGCGATAAGACACAAATGCGCCCTCCAGGCGGATCTTCTCAGTCTCATCGTCAATAACCGTATGCAACACCCGCATAATCGCCGGATGATCGATCAATTTCGACGCTGGACCACCTGGCAAACAACGCGCCTCGGGCGGTAGAGACTCTTTATCGGTACGCAATTTCTCACACTGTTCCACAATCGGCGCCATCTCATCCTCGCTCAAAACAGCCGGAAAGAGAATATACCCTTTCAGATCAAACATCACGGTCTCTTTTTCCGTCAAAGTCGGCGTCCACTCTTTAGTCGAAATACCCATTGCAAAATCTCCCGTTTTAATTTCGCTCCACCCACCATTTGTCCCGATGCTTTTCAGCCAACACCTTGAGTTCTTGTGCCACCTCGGGATACTCATCAATCACATTCGTCGTCTCGTAGGGATCGTTTTCCATATCAAAAAGCGACAACTCAATATGCGCGATCTCGTAGCGCCCTGGCTCTCCGTCATTACCCGCTTCTACAAGCGTGCGATAATCGTGTGGCAAATGCAACTTCCACTTGCCATCCCCACTGACCACCCCATCGAAAGTTCGCCCGGTTGAAACTGGATAATAAACATGCGGATTGGTCGCATCCGGCTGGCACGTCACAATATCCCAAACATCGACCCCATCAATCGTATAATCCGGCAAATCCGCCCCCGCCAACTTTGCAAATGTCGGCAAAAAATCCACCGAACAAAATGCCTGATGCGATACCTCACCCGCGGGAATGCCATTGGGATAATGCATCACACACGCCGAACGCGTACCCCCGTCAAAACCCGTCCCCTTCGCCTCGCGATATGGCGTCTTCCCCGCGTGATTGCCATAAGAAATCCAGGGGCCATTATCCGACGTAAAAACCACAACCGTATCATCCGACACACCCGCTTCTTCGAGCGCGGTCATAATCTCACCCACCGACCAATCGATCTCCATCATCACATCGGCATACAAACCTTCCCCTGATTTTCCGTCGAACTTATCGCTACAAAACAGCGGTACATGCGGCATATTGTGGGGCACATACAGGAAAAACGGCTCATCGGCGTGACGCCCGATAAAATCGACCGCATGCTCCGTGTACCAGGTCGTCAGCATCTTCTGCTGCTCTGGCGACACATCGTCAATAACGATCTCACCATTTTTCCAGAACTGCAATTCCATAGTATCAAAATGCCTGCTCTGCGGATGGTACTTCCACATATCGTTGGAATACATCAAACCCGACGACTCATCAAACCCCCGAGCGGGTGGTCGCGTATCCTCGTGATCGCCAATATGCCACTTGCCAAACACCCCCGTTGCATATCCCACTGGTTTAAGAACCTCGGCAATCGTGGCAAAACT from Gemmatimonadota bacterium carries:
- a CDS encoding alpha-glucosidase/alpha-galactosidase, with protein sequence MANKVTIFGAGSVVFSLGLVKDLCLTKELNGSHVCFMDINEDVLDVIYELGRRYAEDLSADMTFEKTTDREAALKDADFVINTATVTHNEYFMQRRRKMTAKLGYFYDKTGMPEYYNLQLMLDVARDMEKLCPDAWILLAGNPVFDGTTLMTRETGIKVCGLCHGHYGYAGVARTLGLDPDEVTWQAPGLNHNIWMTDFIFENEDMYPKLDRWIAEESEAYWERLAREGKAIPTQMSRASIHQYRMYGLMPIGDTPRRGGWWYHTDLDARQYWYDPNGGKDTPAGRDAVLAGKAEKYEQMKAAAYDEKIRPIDLFGDQMTHEQHIPIMNGLVNNVEGQFQVNVPNCGVLPGIPDDVAVEVPAIVNKKGIQPLRVPPLPKKIMLECIYPDWLSMERTLEAVLSGDKSMMLFGVLESKETKSYEHGLEVLDALFNIEPNEPMKYVEDINAHFDWPKNWA
- a CDS encoding phytanoyl-CoA dioxygenase family protein; translated protein: MGISTKEWTPTLTEKETVMFDLKGYILFPAVLSEDEMAPIVEQCEKLRTDKESLPPEARCLPGGPASKLIDHPAIMRVLHTVIDDETEKIRLEGAFVSYRFKGDNHRGWTPHAGGKSVNPNYSYQYHDGRIYSGMTRVVWELNGVEKGKGGTAFIPGSHKSNYRKKLPLFDDPDSGVWDTYGCPPGSLLVFSEAVRHTSCVWTQDVPRMALFYAYNHINVRHHKPGFTEEMLNSLSPEHRRFFSEVYHPQFDGDEWKRRLNR
- a CDS encoding sulfatase; translation: MNRRPNFVVIFLDDSGWADFRPFGETAYPTPNVEKLAAGGCCYHQFYVPQAICSASRASLLTGCYPGRHKLYGAIPPRARGLDPSFATIAEVLKPVGYATGVFGKWHIGDHEDTRPPARGFDESSGLMYSNDMWKYHPQSRHFDTMELQFWKNGEIVIDDVSPEQQKMLTTWYTEHAVDFIGRHADEPFFLYVPHNMPHVPLFCSDKFDGKSGEGLYADVMMEIDWSVGEIMTALEEAGVSDDTVVVFTSDNGPWISYGNHAGKTPYREAKGTGFDGGTRSACVMHYPNGIPAGEVSHQAFCSVDFLPTFAKLAGADLPDYTIDGVDVWDIVTCQPDATNPHVYYPVSTGRTFDGVVSGDGKWKLHLPHDYRTLVEAGNDGEPGRYEIAHIELSLFDMENDPYETTNVIDEYPEVAQELKVLAEKHRDKWWVERN